From the genome of Halomonas sp. 1513, one region includes:
- a CDS encoding hydrolase: MADLTRRQFIGGSAAVMALFAGLRTPSVIGAQPRGNGQSFVLTNLRLFDGSGAPLRDDVSIRVDAGRIQEILPAQAETAEVELIDCGGRVVMPGLIDAHWHATLAAITQTAAMTADPGYVHLVAAQEAERTLLRGFTSVRDVGGPSFALKRAIDEGIVHGPRIFPAGAMISQTSGHGDFRMRHEIPRGTTTPLSPGELMGVSAIADGEAEVLRRTREQLMLGASQIKLMAGGGVASSYDPLDSTQFSERELRAAVEAAEDWGTYVTVHVYTPRGIQRAIAAGVKCIEHGQLADEDSVRMMADEGTWWSLQPFLQDEDANVYPDAARRESQRQVAEGTLRAYDMAQRFGIKTAWGTDILFNPQNTPSQGRQLAKLTRFYAPLDVLAMATGNNAELLALSGPRNPYPGQLGRLVPGAMADLLVVDGDPNASLDFLDDPERNLRLIMKDGRIYKDSL; this comes from the coding sequence ATGGCCGATCTTACCCGGCGCCAGTTCATCGGCGGCAGCGCCGCCGTCATGGCGCTGTTTGCGGGACTGCGGACGCCTAGCGTGATTGGCGCCCAGCCGCGAGGTAACGGCCAGTCTTTCGTGCTGACCAACCTGCGGCTGTTCGATGGCAGCGGTGCGCCGCTGCGTGATGATGTCTCGATAAGGGTCGACGCGGGGCGCATTCAGGAGATCCTGCCCGCTCAGGCGGAAACCGCCGAGGTGGAGCTTATCGACTGCGGCGGGCGGGTGGTGATGCCGGGGCTGATCGATGCCCACTGGCATGCCACCCTGGCGGCCATCACCCAGACCGCGGCCATGACCGCCGACCCGGGCTACGTGCATCTGGTGGCCGCTCAGGAGGCGGAGCGCACGCTGCTGCGCGGCTTCACCAGCGTGCGCGACGTGGGCGGGCCGTCGTTCGCCTTGAAGCGCGCCATCGACGAGGGCATCGTCCACGGCCCGCGCATCTTTCCTGCCGGCGCCATGATCTCGCAGACCTCCGGCCACGGCGATTTTCGCATGCGCCACGAGATACCGCGGGGCACGACCACGCCACTGAGCCCCGGCGAGCTGATGGGCGTGAGCGCCATCGCCGACGGCGAAGCGGAAGTGCTGCGCCGCACCCGCGAGCAGCTGATGCTGGGTGCCTCGCAGATCAAGCTGATGGCCGGCGGCGGCGTTGCCTCGAGCTACGATCCGCTCGACAGCACCCAGTTCTCCGAGCGTGAACTGCGCGCCGCGGTAGAGGCAGCCGAGGACTGGGGGACCTACGTCACGGTGCATGTCTACACGCCGCGCGGCATCCAGCGGGCCATTGCGGCGGGAGTGAAGTGCATCGAGCATGGCCAACTGGCAGACGAGGACAGCGTGCGGATGATGGCCGACGAAGGCACCTGGTGGAGTCTGCAGCCCTTCCTGCAGGACGAGGACGCCAACGTCTACCCCGATGCCGCACGCCGCGAGAGCCAGCGTCAGGTCGCCGAGGGAACGCTGCGCGCCTATGACATGGCCCAGCGCTTCGGGATCAAGACCGCCTGGGGCACCGACATCCTGTTCAACCCCCAGAACACCCCCAGCCAGGGTCGGCAGCTGGCCAAGCTGACCCGCTTCTACGCGCCCCTCGACGTGCTGGCCATGGCCACCGGCAACAATGCCGAACTGCTGGCGCTATCGGGGCCCCGCAACCCCTATCCAGGGCAGCTGGGGCGTCTCGTACCGGGTGCCATGGCAGACCTGCTGGTGGTCGACGGCGACCCCAACGCGAGCCTCGACTTCCTCGATGATCCCGAGCGCAACCTACGCCTGATCATGAAGGATGGGCGCATCTACAAGGACTCCCTATGA